From one Mycobacterium colombiense CECT 3035 genomic stretch:
- a CDS encoding cellulose-binding domain-containing protein, which translates to MARQTSGVKCWRTALHVTVSALMVAILGLAISPAAHAAAAMATLSVAHTWQTGFIANFTVTNSSMAPLSDWKLEFDMPPGQSVLHTWNSTVAQSGTHFVLTPANWNRVIAPGGSATGGFRGVLSGTYSPPANCVLNGQYRCA; encoded by the coding sequence ATGGCCCGACAGACAAGTGGCGTGAAGTGCTGGCGCACAGCGCTTCACGTAACCGTGTCGGCACTGATGGTTGCCATCCTCGGACTCGCCATCAGCCCCGCGGCCCACGCGGCCGCGGCGATGGCGACGTTGTCGGTGGCACATACGTGGCAGACCGGTTTCATCGCCAACTTCACCGTTACCAACTCGAGCATGGCGCCGCTATCGGATTGGAAGCTCGAATTCGACATGCCGCCGGGACAATCCGTCTTGCACACGTGGAATAGCACCGTCGCCCAATCCGGCACGCATTTTGTTCTCACCCCTGCGAATTGGAATCGCGTCATTGCGCCCGGTGGTTCGGCCACCGGTGGTTTCAGGGGCGTGCTGAGCGGTACCTACTCGCCACCGGCGAATTGTGTGCTCAACGGGCAATATCGGTGCGCCTAG
- a CDS encoding LGFP repeat-containing protein, with the protein MRTIAPRHATVVGLAAVALITAGCSNGKSVEASAPPQAGVSATSTVKTPAPPTEVKIVGDRDVEVTLTGPIAAKYSSATEDQKKALGKPLTGDRNAGTRDSGLVFQQFQGGVITARNGDVGTPAYITLGKIREAWNVPRNPDGTPAITGTNGSAGPLGFPTSDQNAVGDQLVSNFEHGTIGYNPQTGQVEVTVNGKLVPSGL; encoded by the coding sequence ATGAGAACGATCGCACCCCGCCACGCCACCGTCGTCGGTCTGGCCGCCGTCGCGCTCATCACCGCGGGCTGCAGCAATGGCAAGAGCGTCGAGGCGTCGGCACCGCCTCAGGCCGGGGTGAGCGCCACCTCTACGGTTAAAACCCCAGCGCCGCCCACCGAGGTGAAGATCGTCGGTGACCGCGACGTGGAGGTGACTCTGACCGGCCCCATCGCTGCCAAGTACTCGTCGGCAACGGAGGATCAGAAGAAGGCTCTCGGCAAGCCGCTGACGGGCGACCGCAACGCGGGGACACGGGACAGCGGTCTGGTATTCCAGCAGTTCCAGGGCGGCGTGATCACCGCCAGGAACGGTGACGTCGGCACGCCCGCCTACATCACGCTGGGCAAGATACGGGAGGCCTGGAATGTTCCGCGCAACCCCGACGGCACGCCTGCGATCACCGGCACTAACGGTTCGGCAGGTCCGCTCGGCTTTCCCACCAGCGACCAGAACGCCGTCGGCGATCAGCTCGTGTCGAACTTCGAGCACGGCACGATCGGGTACAACCCGCAGACCGGCCAGGTCGAGGTGACGGTCAACGGGAAGCTCGTGCCGTCCGGGCTGTAG
- a CDS encoding MPT63 family protein has translation MAFSHIASKTTAATAALAAVGLFMAAPAFADPQVLQFGQMAEISSNGGTIDYTVSNLQPSGHNDGIWYSDVTAKGVSGNATPNIADFNARAVNSSTFAVMKGNQTDGLPEGPLPLGSPVTGRLYFDVRNGTNPDSVVYRDAGGTDKVVWKS, from the coding sequence GTGGCGTTCTCACACATTGCATCGAAAACAACCGCAGCAACCGCTGCATTGGCGGCGGTCGGACTTTTCATGGCGGCCCCGGCATTCGCCGATCCGCAAGTGCTGCAATTCGGCCAGATGGCCGAGATTTCCAGTAATGGCGGCACCATCGACTACACGGTGAGCAACCTGCAGCCCAGCGGCCACAACGACGGCATTTGGTACTCCGACGTCACAGCGAAAGGCGTGAGCGGTAACGCGACCCCGAACATTGCCGACTTCAACGCGCGGGCCGTCAACAGCTCCACGTTCGCGGTGATGAAAGGCAACCAGACCGACGGCCTCCCTGAGGGACCGCTTCCCTTGGGCAGCCCGGTTACGGGGCGCCTTTACTTCGACGTCCGCAACGGTACGAACCCCGACAGCGTCGTCTACCGGGACGCCGGAGGCACGGACAAGGTCGTCTGGAAAAGCTAG
- a CDS encoding DUF1906 domain-containing protein, protein MQSLPPPASEVRLGAVSRRDALRYAAALAGLGAASIACGMPRAAAAAPPQLIDFAARQIPAQQIRAAGYSGVVNYVSMSRPGSSFGAKPITRSYADSLTAAGLAIVSNYQFGKPGGSAPSDFTRGYAGGIADARTAWGLHTAAGGGQSAPIFFTIDEDINRDTWNHTALPWFRGINSVLGVQRTGVYGGVRVCQWAAADGVVGSSSTPGRRWVWQTKAWSGSQVHPAAVLYQRIVSTASNPGPKVGGLEVDVNDVLAPDCGQWNLHGGRPSGDVR, encoded by the coding sequence ATGCAGAGTTTGCCCCCGCCGGCCAGCGAAGTGCGGCTGGGCGCGGTTTCCCGGCGCGACGCGCTGCGCTACGCCGCCGCGTTGGCCGGCCTGGGCGCCGCATCGATAGCCTGCGGCATGCCCAGGGCGGCTGCCGCCGCTCCCCCTCAGCTGATCGACTTCGCCGCCCGCCAGATCCCGGCGCAGCAGATCCGCGCTGCCGGCTATAGCGGGGTGGTCAACTACGTTTCGATGTCGCGTCCCGGCTCGTCGTTTGGCGCCAAGCCGATCACTCGGTCCTACGCCGACTCGCTGACAGCCGCCGGCTTGGCGATCGTCAGCAACTACCAATTCGGTAAGCCGGGTGGGTCGGCACCGTCGGACTTCACCCGGGGCTACGCGGGCGGCATCGCAGATGCGCGTACTGCCTGGGGTTTGCACACCGCGGCAGGCGGCGGCCAGAGTGCGCCGATTTTCTTCACCATCGACGAGGACATCAATCGCGACACCTGGAATCACACCGCGCTGCCGTGGTTTCGCGGAATCAACTCGGTTCTTGGGGTTCAGCGCACCGGGGTCTACGGAGGCGTCAGGGTGTGCCAGTGGGCCGCGGCCGATGGCGTTGTCGGGTCTTCGAGCACACCCGGCCGCCGGTGGGTCTGGCAAACCAAAGCCTGGTCCGGCAGCCAGGTTCACCCCGCCGCTGTTCTCTACCAGCGCATCGTGAGCACCGCGTCCAATCCCGGGCCGAAGGTCGGCGGACTCGAAGTGGACGTCAACGACGTCCTGGCCCCCGACTGCGGCCAGTGGAACCTCCATGGGGGTCGCCCAAGCGGCGATGTGCGATAG
- a CDS encoding GMC family oxidoreductase, producing MSTVAEFDFIIVGAGSAGCLLANRLSANPDHRVLLIEAGGRDDWFWIKVPVGYLYTMANPRTDWGFTTEADPGLAGRSILYARGRVIGGCSSINAMIHMRGQASDYELWARATGDERWLWGGSGSPGETLAIYKKLEDYFAGADDWHGAGGEIRVERPRVSWKILDAWQAAAAQVGIAPIEEFNRGDNAGSAYFHVNQKRGRRWSMADAFLHPVAHRPNLTVYTQTQALRILMDDQVHDDLRRGAWTAAQHRVTGVRLLRGDRIIDVRARREVILSAGAIGSPHLMQVSGLGPAGLLAQHQVPVAVDLPGVGENLQDHLQLRTVYRIRGAPTVNTLYRNWITRAGMGLQYLLLRSGPMTMPPSTLGAFAKSDPALSSPNMEWHVQPLSLPKFSEPLHPFGAITPSVCNLRPSSRGHVRMADADPLTHPKLSCNYLSTDADRQTAVIGLRMTRQIMAAPALARYRPQELLPGPQLSSDEELQNAASELGTTIFHPVGTCAMGAFDAHGRPRSAATVLDTDCRVYRVAGLRVVDASAMPTITSGNTNAPVMLIAERAARAIVGQAG from the coding sequence ATGAGCACGGTCGCCGAATTCGACTTCATCATCGTGGGAGCAGGCAGCGCGGGCTGCCTGCTCGCCAATCGGCTCAGCGCCAACCCCGATCACCGTGTGCTCCTCATCGAGGCCGGCGGCAGAGACGACTGGTTCTGGATCAAAGTGCCGGTGGGCTACTTGTACACAATGGCCAACCCCCGTACCGATTGGGGTTTCACCACCGAGGCCGACCCAGGTCTGGCCGGCCGCAGCATTCTCTACGCGCGGGGCCGCGTGATCGGTGGCTGCTCGTCGATCAACGCGATGATCCACATGCGCGGGCAGGCCAGCGATTACGAGCTGTGGGCGCGGGCCACCGGTGACGAGCGATGGCTTTGGGGCGGCTCGGGCTCCCCAGGCGAGACGCTGGCGATCTACAAGAAGTTGGAGGACTACTTCGCCGGCGCCGACGACTGGCATGGCGCCGGTGGTGAGATCCGCGTCGAGCGGCCGCGCGTGAGCTGGAAGATCTTGGACGCCTGGCAGGCCGCCGCCGCGCAGGTGGGCATCGCACCCATCGAGGAGTTCAACCGCGGCGACAACGCCGGCAGCGCGTACTTTCATGTCAACCAAAAGCGGGGCCGCCGCTGGTCGATGGCCGATGCTTTCCTGCATCCCGTCGCCCACCGACCCAACCTCACCGTCTACACCCAGACCCAGGCCTTGCGGATTCTGATGGACGACCAGGTCCACGATGATCTGCGCCGCGGTGCCTGGACCGCGGCGCAGCACCGCGTCACCGGCGTGCGGCTGCTCAGAGGTGATCGAATCATCGACGTCCGAGCCCGCCGGGAGGTGATCCTGAGCGCCGGAGCCATCGGCTCGCCGCACCTGATGCAAGTCTCGGGTCTGGGCCCGGCCGGCCTGCTTGCCCAGCATCAGGTGCCGGTGGCCGTCGACCTGCCGGGAGTGGGCGAGAACCTCCAGGACCATCTGCAGCTTCGAACGGTCTACCGGATCCGGGGCGCCCCTACCGTCAACACGCTGTACCGGAATTGGATCACCCGCGCCGGCATGGGACTTCAGTATCTGCTGTTGCGATCGGGGCCCATGACCATGCCGCCGTCCACCCTGGGGGCTTTCGCCAAGAGCGACCCCGCGCTAAGCAGTCCCAATATGGAGTGGCACGTCCAGCCCTTGTCTTTGCCGAAGTTCAGCGAACCCTTGCACCCCTTCGGAGCCATCACTCCCTCGGTTTGCAATCTGCGACCCAGTTCGCGTGGCCATGTGCGCATGGCCGACGCAGATCCACTGACCCACCCGAAGCTTTCCTGCAATTACCTGTCGACCGACGCCGATCGTCAAACCGCCGTGATTGGCCTCCGGATGACCCGGCAGATCATGGCGGCGCCAGCTCTCGCCCGCTACCGCCCCCAAGAGTTGCTTCCCGGCCCGCAATTGTCGAGCGACGAAGAGCTGCAGAATGCGGCTAGTGAACTCGGTACGACTATTTTCCACCCGGTGGGCACCTGCGCGATGGGAGCCTTTGACGCACATGGTCGGCCGCGCTCGGCCGCCACGGTGCTCGACACCGACTGCCGCGTGTATCGCGTCGCCGGCCTTCGAGTGGTCGATGCTTCGGCGATGCCCACCATCACTTCGGGCAACACCAACGCGCCGGTCATGCTCATCGCCGAGCGCGCGGCGCGGGCGATCGTGGGACAAGCCGGTTAG